The following are encoded together in the Bradymonas sediminis genome:
- a CDS encoding DUF167 domain-containing protein, whose amino-acid sequence MHSPDNPIEDCPEGCRIFFYARPRASRTKIAGLHGGRVKIQISAPPVDGAANDEVIAFLSKKLGLRKSDIELASGDSGKRKTIIAHGIDAAQAKEKLGLK is encoded by the coding sequence ATGCACTCCCCAGACAACCCCATCGAAGATTGCCCCGAAGGCTGCCGCATCTTTTTCTACGCCCGCCCGCGCGCAAGTCGCACCAAAATCGCAGGGCTGCACGGCGGTCGCGTCAAGATCCAGATCTCCGCGCCTCCGGTCGACGGGGCCGCCAATGACGAGGTCATCGCGTTTTTATCCAAAAAACTCGGCCTTCGAAAGTCCGATATCGAGCTGGCTTCGGGCGACTCGGGCAAGCGAAAGACCATTATCGCCCACGGCATCGACGCCGCGCAGGCCAAAGAAAAACTTGGGCTCAAATGA
- a CDS encoding Crp/Fnr family transcriptional regulator has product MASDNTKKMDQLRELSLFESIPSEILEPLLGHFVSRKFQRGDTIWRQGSPANQFTFIVQGKVKVLKYQNDGKEIILGIFGEGEPVGEIAVYQRIEFPASAVALEETEVLQIHRDHFYGTIKSNTQLLEATINSMMRRNQHLVGRIDELATDGAEQRLAMLFCKFSEKMGRRTHLVDGTMGVHIDLDLTRRDIADLINTRVETAIRIMSRWNKEGPVTTEKDGFLVIDIQKLDQLARAI; this is encoded by the coding sequence ATGGCCTCAGACAATACTAAGAAGATGGACCAATTGCGTGAGCTATCGCTATTTGAGTCGATTCCGAGCGAAATTTTGGAGCCGCTACTGGGGCATTTTGTGTCGCGTAAATTCCAGCGAGGCGACACCATTTGGCGCCAGGGCAGCCCGGCAAATCAGTTCACTTTTATTGTCCAAGGCAAGGTCAAAGTCCTGAAATATCAGAACGATGGCAAAGAGATCATCCTGGGGATCTTCGGGGAAGGAGAGCCGGTCGGTGAGATCGCGGTGTACCAACGCATCGAGTTTCCGGCCAGCGCTGTGGCGCTTGAGGAGACCGAGGTGTTGCAGATTCATCGCGATCATTTTTATGGCACCATAAAGTCCAACACTCAGCTGCTGGAGGCGACCATCAACTCGATGATGCGCCGCAATCAGCACCTTGTGGGGCGGATCGATGAGCTTGCGACCGACGGGGCTGAGCAGCGCCTGGCGATGCTCTTCTGCAAATTCAGCGAGAAAATGGGCCGGCGCACGCATCTGGTCGATGGCACGATGGGGGTGCATATCGACCTGGATCTCACGCGTCGCGACATCGCCGACCTCATCAATACGCGCGTTGAGACGGCGATTCGCATCATGAGTCGCTGGAATAAAGAAGGCCCGGTGACGACCGAAAAGGATGGTTTTTTGGTGATCGACATTCAGAAACTCGACCAGCTCGCGCGCGCTATATAA
- the hemN gene encoding oxygen-independent coproporphyrinogen III oxidase has protein sequence MSANPQQKTTADPGAVDLELLRKYDVAGPRYTSYPTAAHFHEDVDAQAVVPRLEQSDCDSPVSVYVHLPFCRKLCWYCACTKIITKDSQRAADYLVALDKEMQLKAAVIGRRPVVQLHLGGGTPTFLSAAQIRQLGESIRRHFNVTPGVEASVEIDPRECDEEKVNALAEAGFRRASLGVQDVDPRVQEAIGRVQPMELNTKAVRLLRARGFESVNVDLIYGLPHQTPETYAQTLDRVLTLQPERFAIYSYAHVPWVNAAQKNLERVGLPAAEVKLRLLKYIIERLVDAGYVYIGMDHFARPEDELARALRENSLQRNFQGYSTHAGVEIVGLGMSAISQSEDLYYQNTKDLEVYSARVEEGHWPVVRGCQLSAEDRIRRGVINEIMCRARIDFAAISARLGIDFSAYFKDELAALAPFVDDGLVDLGPGELRITDRGRLFVRNIAMTFDAHLSGEGERRYSQTV, from the coding sequence ATGAGTGCAAACCCGCAGCAAAAGACAACCGCCGACCCCGGCGCGGTCGACCTCGAGCTTCTCCGCAAATACGACGTCGCCGGGCCGCGCTACACGTCCTATCCGACGGCCGCGCATTTTCACGAGGACGTCGACGCCCAGGCGGTGGTCCCCAGGCTTGAGCAAAGTGATTGCGACAGCCCCGTGTCGGTCTATGTGCATTTGCCGTTTTGCCGCAAACTTTGCTGGTATTGCGCCTGCACCAAGATCATCACCAAGGATAGCCAGCGCGCGGCGGATTATTTGGTGGCGTTGGACAAAGAGATGCAGCTTAAGGCGGCGGTGATCGGCCGGCGTCCGGTGGTGCAATTGCACCTGGGCGGTGGGACGCCGACCTTTTTGTCGGCCGCCCAGATCCGGCAGCTCGGTGAGTCGATTCGCCGCCACTTTAATGTCACTCCCGGGGTTGAGGCGAGCGTCGAGATCGACCCGCGGGAGTGCGATGAAGAGAAGGTGAATGCGCTGGCCGAGGCGGGCTTTCGCCGGGCTTCGCTGGGTGTGCAGGACGTGGACCCGCGGGTCCAGGAGGCCATCGGGCGGGTGCAGCCGATGGAACTCAACACCAAGGCGGTGCGATTGCTGCGCGCGCGCGGGTTTGAGTCGGTCAACGTCGACTTGATCTACGGGCTTCCGCATCAAACCCCCGAGACCTACGCGCAGACGCTTGACCGCGTGCTCACCCTGCAGCCGGAGCGCTTCGCCATCTATAGTTATGCGCATGTGCCGTGGGTCAACGCGGCTCAAAAGAACCTGGAGCGCGTCGGGCTCCCGGCCGCCGAGGTGAAGCTGCGCTTGCTCAAATATATCATCGAGCGCCTGGTCGACGCGGGGTATGTCTATATCGGCATGGACCATTTTGCCCGGCCCGAGGATGAGTTGGCGCGGGCGCTGCGTGAGAATTCTCTGCAGCGCAATTTTCAGGGCTATAGCACCCACGCCGGCGTCGAGATTGTGGGCCTTGGGATGTCGGCCATCTCGCAATCCGAGGACCTCTATTATCAAAATACGAAGGACCTGGAGGTCTATTCGGCGCGGGTCGAAGAAGGGCACTGGCCGGTGGTTCGGGGGTGTCAACTCAGCGCGGAAGACCGGATTCGGCGCGGGGTGATCAACGAGATCATGTGTCGCGCGCGCATCGATTTTGCCGCGATCTCGGCGCGCTTGGGCATCGACTTTAGCGCCTATTTTAAGGACGAACTCGCCGCGCTCGCCCCCTTCGTCGACGACGGCCTCGTCGACCTCGGCCCGGGCGAACTAAGGATCACCGACCGGGGCCGGCTCTTCGTGCGAAATATCGCCATGACCTTCGACGCGCACCTGAGCGGCGAGGGCGAGCGGCGCTATTCTCAGACCGTTTAG
- a CDS encoding L-aspartate oxidase, giving the protein MKSSKMSYCDLLIIGGGLAGMQVALHAAAGLQVMLVDGGVVGESGASPQAKGGVAVAVGDGDAPRFHAADTEVAGAGFCDAGIVKLVCDAGPARLAELLDVGVPFDRAEGDLLMLNHEAAHRHRRVVRAGGDRSGLLICQTLAGRLRAAAHIELRQGCKVVALINEADEVVGAWLEHSSGRREAVLAKATVLATGGLGQLYARSSNPAEAMGSGLTLAIRAGAQLADLEFVQFHPTGLWEGAQAAGRPVALLSEAIRGEGALLVNERGHRFMCAIHPDAELAPRDIVSRGIWAEQAKGERVYLDATALGEAFARRFPSAFEDCRRAGFDPARQRLPITPVAHYHMGGVKVDADGRTSVSGLWACGEVASTGLHGANRLASNSLLEALVFGERVARAASEWAENREAPRSSAADLEGGQRPAPVDAAQAARALHEVRELMWSTVGVVRNAADLEQTLERFDALSAEFPADSAIHDTIGLASLMALAALRRCESRGGHYRSDFPQPSERWQMHTIFDSSGIRSEALIESR; this is encoded by the coding sequence ATGAAATCCTCCAAAATGTCTTATTGTGATCTTCTCATCATCGGCGGCGGGCTGGCGGGCATGCAGGTTGCGCTGCACGCCGCGGCGGGGCTTCAGGTGATGCTCGTCGACGGAGGTGTGGTCGGCGAGAGCGGCGCGAGCCCGCAGGCCAAGGGTGGGGTTGCGGTGGCGGTTGGCGATGGCGATGCGCCGCGTTTTCATGCCGCCGACACCGAGGTCGCCGGCGCAGGGTTTTGCGACGCGGGGATCGTGAAGTTGGTCTGCGACGCAGGCCCCGCGCGGCTGGCCGAGTTGCTCGACGTCGGCGTTCCCTTTGACCGGGCCGAGGGCGACCTGCTCATGTTGAACCACGAGGCAGCGCATCGCCACCGTCGGGTGGTGCGCGCGGGCGGAGACCGAAGTGGCCTTCTTATCTGTCAGACCCTCGCCGGGCGATTGCGCGCGGCGGCCCATATTGAGCTGCGCCAGGGGTGCAAGGTGGTCGCGCTGATCAATGAGGCGGATGAGGTCGTCGGGGCCTGGCTTGAGCATTCGAGCGGACGGCGCGAGGCGGTGCTCGCCAAGGCCACGGTGTTGGCTACGGGTGGGCTGGGACAACTCTACGCCCGAAGCTCGAATCCTGCGGAGGCGATGGGCAGCGGGCTAACCCTGGCGATTCGAGCCGGAGCGCAATTGGCGGATCTTGAGTTCGTGCAATTTCATCCCACCGGTTTGTGGGAAGGCGCGCAGGCCGCGGGGCGGCCGGTTGCGCTCTTGTCGGAGGCGATTCGTGGCGAGGGCGCGCTGCTCGTCAATGAGCGTGGGCATCGGTTTATGTGCGCTATTCACCCGGACGCCGAGCTAGCCCCGCGCGACATTGTGTCGCGCGGAATCTGGGCGGAGCAGGCAAAAGGGGAGCGTGTTTATCTGGACGCCACGGCGCTCGGCGAGGCGTTCGCCCGCCGGTTTCCATCGGCCTTTGAGGATTGTCGGCGGGCGGGCTTTGACCCGGCGCGCCAGCGCCTGCCGATCACGCCCGTGGCGCACTACCATATGGGCGGGGTGAAGGTGGACGCGGACGGGCGCACGTCGGTCAGCGGCTTGTGGGCCTGCGGCGAGGTTGCGTCGACGGGGCTCCACGGGGCGAACCGACTGGCGAGCAATTCTCTATTGGAGGCGTTGGTCTTTGGGGAGCGGGTGGCGCGCGCTGCGTCCGAGTGGGCCGAGAATCGCGAGGCGCCGAGATCTTCGGCGGCCGACCTCGAAGGTGGTCAGCGGCCGGCGCCGGTCGACGCGGCGCAGGCTGCGCGGGCGCTGCATGAGGTGCGGGAATTGATGTGGTCCACGGTCGGCGTGGTGCGAAACGCGGCCGACCTTGAGCAGACCCTGGAGCGATTCGACGCGCTGTCGGCTGAGTTTCCGGCCGACAGCGCGATCCACGACACGATTGGGTTGGCGAGCCTGATGGCGCTGGCCGCGCTTCGCCGCTGTGAGTCGCGCGGCGGGCATTATCGCAGTGACTTTCCCCAACCCAGCGAGCGGTGGCAAATGCACACGATCTTTGACTCCAGCGGGATTCGCAGCGAGGCGCTTATTGAGTCGCGCTGA
- a CDS encoding DUF3891 family protein, translating to MLIRNTTDATFECISQEQHALVSGALAAAWKPTRLDPMLVQLIGAHDNAWRASDAQPLYNPATGLPFDFINYPMAPKIALYRRGVDMLEDVDPWLASMVSKHYCTFAGTLNIEGFQQTEAARRARLAELIAPGYLAQKDDALRWLKFFDIFSLALCLTGPGALRDAIPRWLQDPDAWSRAPDGHTVRIRWRSDARVEVDNWPFAPAELSLRLNPRVLTQKFMSQDALDQSWGKIPMKMRDILLQPAGR from the coding sequence ATGCTCATTCGAAATACGACCGACGCGACCTTCGAGTGCATCTCCCAGGAACAGCACGCCCTGGTCTCAGGCGCGCTCGCGGCGGCCTGGAAGCCGACCCGCCTGGACCCGATGCTCGTGCAACTTATCGGCGCCCACGACAACGCCTGGCGCGCCTCGGACGCCCAACCGCTCTATAATCCGGCCACGGGTCTTCCCTTCGACTTTATCAACTATCCGATGGCCCCAAAAATTGCATTATATCGGCGCGGCGTCGATATGCTCGAAGACGTCGACCCCTGGCTGGCCTCGATGGTGAGCAAGCATTATTGCACCTTCGCCGGCACGCTCAATATCGAGGGGTTTCAGCAAACCGAAGCCGCGCGACGCGCCCGATTGGCCGAGCTCATCGCGCCGGGCTACCTCGCCCAAAAAGATGACGCGCTTCGGTGGCTTAAGTTCTTTGATATCTTCTCGCTGGCGCTATGTCTTACCGGGCCCGGCGCCCTGCGCGACGCAATTCCGAGGTGGCTGCAGGACCCCGACGCCTGGTCGCGCGCCCCCGATGGGCACACGGTGCGGATTCGTTGGCGAAGCGACGCGCGCGTGGAGGTCGACAATTGGCCCTTCGCCCCGGCGGAGTTGTCGCTTCGCCTCAACCCGCGTGTCCTCACCCAGAAGTTTATGTCGCAGGACGCGCTCGACCAAAGCTGGGGCAAGATACCGATGAAGATGCGCGATATCTTGCTGCAGCCGGCCGGGCGCTGA
- a CDS encoding methyltransferase domain-containing protein — protein sequence MSDKNGWVEAWEAGRTPWDTGQAAGALVELVEGGTLPEGRALVPGAGSGYDVLALASPTREVIGLDLAEGAKQRFEGLRDEAGISAEQAKLVVANFFDYQPDAPFDMIWDFTFLCALEPEMRGDWARRMDELLAPGGELVTLIFPGVDKAPDDGPPYAMSPELVRGILEPKFEAYFLEPTPSTHPGFVNAKAWIARWRRA from the coding sequence ATGTCGGACAAAAATGGATGGGTTGAGGCCTGGGAAGCGGGGCGAACGCCCTGGGATACCGGCCAGGCGGCGGGCGCGTTGGTTGAGCTTGTCGAGGGCGGAACGCTGCCTGAGGGGCGCGCGTTGGTCCCCGGCGCGGGCTCCGGCTACGACGTGTTGGCGCTGGCTTCTCCGACCCGTGAGGTGATCGGTTTGGACCTGGCCGAAGGTGCGAAACAGCGTTTTGAGGGGCTTCGCGACGAGGCCGGGATTTCGGCCGAGCAGGCAAAGCTCGTGGTGGCCAATTTTTTCGACTATCAGCCCGATGCGCCGTTCGACATGATCTGGGACTTTACCTTTTTGTGTGCGCTGGAGCCCGAAATGCGCGGCGATTGGGCGCGGCGCATGGACGAGTTGCTCGCGCCGGGTGGTGAGTTGGTGACGTTGATCTTTCCGGGCGTCGATAAGGCCCCGGACGATGGTCCTCCCTACGCGATGAGCCCCGAGTTGGTGCGCGGCATCCTCGAGCCAAAATTTGAGGCATATTTTCTGGAGCCAACCCCCAGCACCCACCCGGGATTTGTGAACGCAAAGGCGTGGATTGCGCGCTGGCGGCGCGCTTAG
- a CDS encoding serine/threonine-protein kinase yields MTGTDVFKGQSIADRYTVTELLGRGGMGVVLKASDALLERDVALKVLNDMLRDNPEAERIFLTEARSMATLSHLNLVSVFDVLSAGGRTVMVTEFIEGRTLESVVQAHPGGLPEETVFQVGTQLCAAIAYLHSRKIIHRDLKPANVMLQVDGTLKLIDFGLARSLDHITMRGTEVRGTPAYMAPEQVLGQELSEATDIYQIGVTLFEAVSGRLPFESGQIAYAHVHTEPPRLEELVPNIRPDLAQLIHACLAKDPAERPASAAALAASLKTQHQTLSGLLADGSGNAAPTTATGTSHAPHDASKKWWAIIAALFIAILVAGASLVKLLGDAPAETASPQEAPLIAEAKPAAPATPPVADLPVAESTSQARQAAQNIVQTQVAAASIAAQVSAENLADSPTTEPQKQAASPRTGVAKTAPKSNPAPKSPAKDDAASTPDAPPPKPAKNSPPRPVAAQQNAPAPQLEPPPVELAPAPKPTPAPKPTPSAAAQRRDAAKAKQKEESRKKEDAAQQKEKKKKKKPAVPFGF; encoded by the coding sequence ATGACGGGCACGGACGTATTTAAAGGACAATCCATCGCGGACCGCTACACCGTCACCGAGCTGTTGGGGCGCGGCGGGATGGGCGTGGTACTTAAGGCCAGCGACGCGCTTTTGGAGCGCGACGTCGCGCTCAAGGTGCTCAACGATATGCTGCGCGACAACCCCGAGGCCGAGCGAATCTTTTTGACCGAAGCCCGCAGCATGGCCACGCTGTCGCACCTCAACCTGGTCTCGGTCTTCGACGTGCTCAGCGCCGGCGGACGCACGGTCATGGTCACCGAGTTTATCGAGGGGCGCACCCTCGAATCGGTGGTTCAAGCCCACCCCGGCGGGTTGCCCGAAGAGACCGTCTTTCAGGTCGGCACCCAATTATGCGCGGCCATCGCCTATCTTCATTCACGCAAGATCATCCACCGCGACCTCAAGCCGGCCAACGTGATGCTGCAGGTCGACGGGACGCTCAAGCTTATCGACTTCGGCCTGGCCCGCTCTCTGGATCATATCACCATGCGCGGCACCGAAGTGCGCGGCACGCCCGCCTATATGGCGCCGGAGCAGGTGCTCGGACAGGAGCTGTCCGAGGCCACCGATATCTATCAGATCGGGGTCACCCTCTTCGAGGCCGTCAGCGGGCGGCTGCCATTCGAGAGCGGCCAGATCGCCTACGCCCATGTGCATACCGAGCCGCCGCGCCTTGAGGAGTTGGTGCCAAATATTCGCCCGGACCTGGCGCAGTTGATCCACGCCTGCCTGGCCAAAGACCCTGCCGAGCGCCCGGCGAGCGCCGCCGCATTGGCCGCATCGCTCAAGACGCAACACCAGACGCTTTCTGGCCTTCTGGCCGACGGCTCAGGCAACGCGGCGCCCACCACCGCCACGGGCACTTCCCACGCCCCGCACGACGCGTCAAAGAAGTGGTGGGCCATCATCGCCGCGCTCTTTATCGCGATTCTCGTCGCCGGCGCCTCCCTGGTAAAATTGCTCGGCGACGCCCCCGCCGAAACAGCATCCCCCCAGGAGGCGCCGTTGATCGCCGAAGCAAAGCCTGCAGCACCCGCTACACCGCCGGTGGCCGACCTGCCCGTGGCCGAGTCGACCTCCCAGGCGCGCCAAGCGGCCCAGAATATCGTCCAAACCCAGGTCGCCGCGGCCTCGATCGCAGCCCAGGTCTCGGCCGAAAACCTCGCCGACAGCCCCACCACCGAGCCTCAAAAGCAGGCCGCGTCGCCGCGCACGGGCGTCGCAAAAACCGCCCCTAAATCCAACCCCGCGCCGAAGTCACCTGCGAAAGACGACGCTGCGTCAACGCCCGATGCGCCGCCTCCGAAGCCCGCCAAAAATAGCCCGCCCAGGCCGGTCGCCGCGCAGCAAAATGCTCCGGCCCCGCAACTCGAGCCGCCGCCCGTCGAGCTGGCACCTGCGCCCAAACCAACGCCAGCCCCCAAGCCGACCCCCAGCGCGGCCGCGCAGCGGCGCGACGCGGCGAAGGCCAAGCAGAAAGAAGAGTCGCGCAAAAAGGAAGACGCTGCTCAGCAAAAAGAAAAGAAAAAGAAGAAGAAACCCGCCGTGCCTTTTGGTTTTTAA
- a CDS encoding protein adenylyltransferase SelO produces MTLRFDNTYAALPERFYSRVNPEPVASPEVIRVNDALAEQLGFDVAWLKSDEGAAFAVGNKLLEGADPIATVYGGHQFGNWAGQLGDGRAVLLGELLDQDGERFDLQLKGSGRTPYSRGGDGRAPLGPVLREYVVSEAMQALAIPTSRALMAATTGESVRRRGVEPGGVIVRVAQSHIRIGTFQYFASQGDGDAIRTLAEYVLERHYPDLEVLHRVDGVLAEASLLALLRAVAERQSELVAKWQLVGFIHGVMNTDNMLLSGETIDYGPCAFMNEYDPATVYSSIDRQGRYAYGNQPRIAQWNVSRLAQALLGATEAGDAAWDAAQAVIDEMPEMFRVAYSRGMGRKLGLATLCETQNDEDWALIEDLLELMFETNSDYTLTFVRLTELLGEDAPDARAEALAKFGGLPSEFDAWVERWRARMTEEDGTDAERLASMRAENPVFIPRNHQVEAVIEAAVSRGDFAPFHQLVEVLARPFDYAPSDEAFARPPRDEERVEATFCGT; encoded by the coding sequence ATGACCCTACGATTCGACAATACCTACGCCGCGCTCCCCGAGCGCTTCTATTCGCGCGTGAACCCGGAGCCGGTCGCCTCTCCCGAGGTGATTCGCGTCAACGATGCGTTGGCCGAGCAGCTCGGCTTCGACGTCGCGTGGCTTAAGTCCGACGAGGGCGCGGCCTTTGCCGTCGGCAATAAGCTCTTGGAGGGGGCGGATCCCATCGCGACCGTCTACGGCGGCCACCAATTTGGTAATTGGGCGGGGCAGCTCGGGGATGGGCGCGCGGTGCTGCTCGGCGAGCTGCTCGACCAAGATGGCGAGCGCTTTGACTTGCAGCTTAAAGGGTCGGGGAGAACGCCGTATTCGCGCGGCGGTGATGGGCGCGCGCCGCTCGGGCCGGTGCTGCGTGAATATGTCGTGAGTGAGGCGATGCAGGCGCTCGCAATCCCGACCTCGCGCGCCTTGATGGCGGCGACCACCGGCGAGTCGGTGCGGCGCCGAGGCGTCGAGCCGGGCGGGGTGATTGTGCGGGTCGCCCAAAGTCATATCCGCATCGGAACCTTCCAATATTTTGCCTCCCAAGGTGACGGCGACGCGATTCGCACGCTCGCCGAATATGTGCTCGAGCGCCACTACCCAGACCTCGAGGTTCTTCACCGTGTGGACGGCGTGCTCGCCGAAGCCTCGCTGTTGGCCTTGTTGCGCGCCGTGGCCGAGCGCCAATCTGAGCTCGTGGCAAAATGGCAACTTGTTGGCTTTATCCACGGGGTGATGAATACCGATAATATGCTGCTCTCGGGTGAGACTATCGACTATGGCCCCTGCGCGTTTATGAACGAGTATGACCCCGCCACGGTCTATAGCTCCATCGACCGCCAGGGGCGCTACGCCTACGGAAATCAGCCGCGCATCGCACAGTGGAATGTCTCACGGTTGGCGCAGGCGCTGCTCGGGGCGACCGAGGCGGGCGACGCGGCTTGGGACGCCGCGCAGGCGGTGATCGACGAGATGCCGGAGATGTTTCGGGTCGCCTATAGCCGAGGCATGGGCCGAAAGCTCGGGCTGGCGACCCTATGTGAGACGCAGAATGACGAAGACTGGGCGCTCATCGAAGATCTGCTCGAGCTGATGTTCGAGACGAACTCTGATTATACCCTGACGTTCGTTCGCCTGACGGAATTGCTGGGCGAGGATGCGCCTGACGCCCGCGCCGAGGCCCTCGCGAAATTCGGCGGGCTTCCGAGTGAGTTTGATGCCTGGGTTGAGCGATGGCGCGCGCGGATGACCGAAGAAGATGGGACGGACGCCGAGCGACTCGCGTCGATGCGCGCCGAGAATCCGGTGTTTATTCCGCGCAATCATCAGGTCGAGGCGGTGATTGAGGCGGCGGTGAGCCGCGGGGATTTCGCGCCCTTTCATCAGTTGGTCGAGGTGCTCGCCCGGCCGTTTGATTATGCCCCGTCGGATGAGGCGTTTGCGCGGCCGCCGAGGGATGAGGAGCGGGTTGAGGCGACTTTTTGTGGGACGTGA
- the nadA gene encoding quinolinate synthase NadA, translating into MLDISVEESLEYTPEVARATEHLYPKVSHLVTEAEWQLYAPLIVAINRLKKEKNAAILAHNYQAPELFWCISDVTGDSLQLAREAAESSADVLVMCGVHFMAETSKVLNPEQVVLIPDPEAGCSLAESITAQDVRDLRKAHPGVPVVTYVNTSAAVKAECDICCTSSNAVKVVEALGVPRVIFVPDGHLGKYVASQTDVEIIGWDGMCIVHDEFRPSDMAALRAAHPGIEVLVHPECRKEVQDVADSIGSTSQLHRYIAENSPKKVALITECTMAGNLSVAFPETEFIQPCSLCPYMKKITLEKVYRSLKTLSPQVDIDPEVAARARRSLQAMLDI; encoded by the coding sequence ATGCTAGATATTTCAGTGGAAGAATCTCTCGAATATACGCCCGAGGTAGCGCGCGCTACCGAGCACCTTTATCCAAAGGTGAGTCATCTGGTGACCGAGGCCGAGTGGCAGCTCTATGCGCCGCTTATCGTGGCGATCAATCGGCTAAAGAAAGAGAAAAATGCGGCGATTCTGGCGCATAATTATCAGGCGCCCGAGCTATTCTGGTGCATCAGCGACGTGACCGGTGATTCGCTGCAGTTGGCGCGCGAGGCGGCGGAGTCGTCGGCGGATGTGCTGGTGATGTGCGGGGTGCACTTTATGGCCGAGACCTCGAAGGTGCTTAACCCGGAGCAGGTGGTGCTGATTCCGGACCCGGAGGCCGGGTGTTCGCTGGCGGAGTCGATCACCGCGCAGGACGTGCGGGATTTGCGCAAAGCGCACCCCGGCGTGCCGGTGGTTACCTATGTGAACACGTCGGCGGCGGTCAAAGCGGAGTGCGACATTTGCTGCACCTCGTCGAACGCGGTGAAGGTGGTGGAGGCGCTGGGCGTGCCCCGGGTGATCTTTGTGCCGGACGGGCACCTGGGAAAATACGTGGCCTCACAGACGGACGTCGAGATCATCGGGTGGGATGGTATGTGCATCGTCCACGATGAGTTTCGCCCCTCCGATATGGCCGCGCTGCGGGCGGCGCACCCGGGCATTGAGGTGTTGGTGCACCCGGAGTGCCGAAAAGAGGTGCAGGACGTCGCCGATAGCATCGGGTCGACCTCCCAATTGCACCGCTATATCGCCGAGAATTCGCCGAAAAAGGTCGCGCTTATTACCGAGTGCACGATGGCCGGCAACCTGAGCGTCGCGTTCCCCGAGACGGAGTTTATTCAGCCGTGCAGCCTGTGCCCCTATATGAAGAAGATCACCCTGGAGAAGGTCTATCGTTCCCTAAAAACGTTGAGCCCGCAGGTTGACATCGACCCGGAGGTCGCCGCGCGCGCGCGGCGATCTTTGCAGGCAATGCTCGATATTTGA
- a CDS encoding WD40 repeat domain-containing protein, producing the protein MITLSLLVCASFGVACGDSDGSDAPTEAVDAGDKEVREEDAGQSDTAQIDGPAIREINVEGGEITGSRFSPDGSKLLGIYHYDDEQLGDYAVVLFNTDGTLIEVLAEDPDVFGTPAWAPDGESIFYANNHFGVSQIKLEDSAPVVLFRNFSGDNLDVSPDAKMLLGSDDGISIEPIDASENAVQLNDSGEAARYSPDGTQIAYYSEERVMVMDADGGNNREVISGDMSYLTSVDWLPDGERLVVSSRRGIEIVEIASSTRETLIDGFATKDIDISSDGRWIVYGVNGQSALEMVELP; encoded by the coding sequence TTGATTACTTTAAGTCTATTGGTCTGTGCCAGCTTTGGGGTCGCCTGCGGAGATTCTGATGGCAGTGATGCACCTACAGAGGCAGTTGATGCGGGAGATAAGGAGGTCCGAGAAGAAGATGCTGGGCAATCGGATACCGCGCAAATAGATGGGCCAGCAATTCGCGAGATCAATGTCGAGGGAGGGGAAATCACCGGCAGTCGCTTCTCGCCCGACGGCTCGAAATTGCTCGGGATCTATCATTACGACGATGAACAATTAGGGGACTATGCAGTCGTTCTATTCAACACTGATGGGACCCTTATTGAGGTCTTGGCCGAGGACCCAGACGTCTTTGGGACGCCGGCCTGGGCCCCGGACGGCGAGAGTATTTTTTATGCCAATAATCACTTCGGGGTCAGCCAAATAAAGTTGGAAGACAGCGCACCCGTTGTTCTCTTTAGGAATTTTAGTGGCGATAATCTCGATGTGTCGCCCGATGCGAAGATGCTACTTGGGTCCGATGACGGGATCAGCATCGAGCCGATAGATGCGTCCGAGAACGCGGTCCAACTCAATGATAGCGGAGAGGCGGCGCGTTATTCGCCGGATGGAACTCAGATCGCCTATTATTCGGAGGAGCGAGTGATGGTGATGGACGCCGACGGCGGCAATAACCGTGAGGTGATCAGCGGTGATATGAGCTATTTGACCTCGGTGGATTGGCTTCCCGACGGTGAGCGACTCGTCGTTAGTTCAAGACGAGGCATTGAGATTGTTGAGATCGCGTCGAGTACCCGAGAGACCCTCATTGACGGCTTTGCCACGAAGGATATCGATATCTCATCGGACGGACGGTGGATCGTGTACGGCGTCAACGGGCAGTCTGCTCTGGAGATGGTCGAGCTTCCTTAA